The nucleotide sequence ATTCCGGGTGAAACGATGACACCCGCGGCCGATAAAGGGGATCTTCTTGTCGCGATAAGCTGTACGGGAAAAACGGGGTATACCGACTATATCACCAGGAGGGCAAAAGAATTGGGAGCGAAGGTGGTGCTTATCACCGCCTCGAATGATTCTCCGTTGTCCATGGTGGCGGATAAAGTGATACCAATCCCCGTCGATGAAGCGGATATTGTCCTCCGGGCGGCTATTTTCGAACATACGGTGAGTCTTTGCCTCGATGCCCTTTTTAATGTTCTGTCACGGAAATTAAAACTGGATCTCGATGCTTTTCGAAAACGGCACGCGAACCTGGAGTGATAGAGTGTTGGTATTGTCTGCCTCGTGTCTTCCCGGGCAGTTCGGTGAGACAAAACGTTGACATCGTTTTTATATATCGCTATACTTGCCGTATGAGATGAAGATACGGCCAAATGGAGAATACGGCAGTTGCTCTTTTTCCCTTGTCCGGCCGGACGGTCAAAGCCCGGGGAAGAGAAAATAAACCCCGGGTGGATATGAGTGATAGATAAAAGAAAGTGAGTTATTGAGCAAAAATGGAGAATCATGATATTTTATCGTGTCATTCCTGCGGTGTGGATGTTGATCACTCCGGACATTTGTGTGATGAATGTTCGAAGACGGTTCATGGAATGGTGAATGAAAAAAAGAAAACCCGGAAGCACGGTATCAATGGCACCACGGAAGAAGGTACCGCGATATGGGTAGTAAGCTATCTTCTTGTCGGTATCATCGGGGGATTGATCGGATATATTTCTTTTGGGGCGATTCATCCGGCGGTCGCCCAGACGGCCCCCCCGGTTCCGCTTGAAGAATCGTTCGAGTGGGAGGAATATGCCGGAAAACAGGACAAAGAAGAGGATATCCCGTCTATTGATATATT is from Spirochaetales bacterium and encodes:
- a CDS encoding SIS domain-containing protein, encoding MADRERIKSEGLSLLASIGNTLEKVDWNLFIMLANMLSRVKHTFVTGAGRSGLVARSFGMRLMHAGLTAFIPGETMTPAADKGDLLVAISCTGKTGYTDYITRRAKELGAKVVLITASNDSPLSMVADKVIPIPVDEADIVLRAAIFEHTVSLCLDALFNVLSRKLKLDLDAFRKRHANLE